One genomic window of Campylobacter fetus subsp. fetus includes the following:
- a CDS encoding DUF354 domain-containing protein, with amino-acid sequence MIWFDLVTPKSVMFFKPLIKKFESMGREVLITARESLGYDEVAALLRLHGIKFTNRGGFGGESLHGKLKASLNRQNELMEFIAEKNIEKLVCLCSVDANRVAFGLGIPIINFYDIPLSDYNTDFTKALPQARLTLPLSNRAFRPFMVPNEIFLRFGLEDKQIFEYPFLDVVAWLKDFKPDREFFDNFLNSHGLDINLPTIVVREEEFKASYVKAKFPILYDGLDSIKDKINANIIIIPRYESLPLKDMFPYACVIDKKIEVQHLLAFSDLFIGGGGTLNSESCYFGTPTISTRSFISHYDKWLMDKGLMQKADSVNELVNIALSITSKRNETSKAIFGDMQFNIDQISKAILDDSI; translated from the coding sequence ATGATATGGTTTGATCTTGTTACCCCAAAATCGGTTATGTTTTTTAAACCGCTTATAAAAAAATTTGAAAGCATGGGGCGCGAAGTATTAATCACCGCTAGAGAAAGTTTGGGATATGATGAAGTAGCGGCACTTTTAAGGCTGCATGGTATTAAATTCACAAATCGAGGAGGCTTTGGTGGTGAAAGTCTGCATGGAAAACTAAAAGCTAGTTTAAATAGGCAAAATGAACTTATGGAGTTTATAGCAGAGAAAAATATAGAAAAATTAGTCTGCCTTTGTAGCGTAGATGCTAACCGCGTAGCATTTGGGCTTGGTATTCCGATAATAAATTTTTATGATATTCCGCTATCTGACTATAACACAGACTTTACAAAAGCTCTTCCTCAAGCTCGTCTTACTTTACCTCTATCAAATCGTGCATTTCGTCCATTTATGGTGCCAAACGAGATATTTTTACGATTTGGGCTTGAGGATAAACAGATTTTTGAATATCCGTTTTTAGATGTCGTAGCGTGGTTAAAAGATTTTAAGCCAGATAGAGAATTTTTTGATAATTTTTTAAATTCGCATGGACTTGATATAAATTTACCAACTATCGTAGTAAGAGAAGAGGAGTTTAAAGCATCATATGTAAAAGCAAAATTTCCTATACTTTATGACGGATTAGATAGTATAAAAGATAAAATAAATGCAAATATAATTATAATTCCCCGTTACGAAAGTCTGCCTTTAAAAGATATGTTTCCGTATGCTTGCGTGATCGATAAAAAGATAGAAGTTCAGCATCTGCTGGCATTTAGTGATCTTTTCATAGGCGGAGGCGGAACACTTAACTCAGAAAGCTGTTACTTTGGAACGCCTACGATATCAACTAGAAGTTTTATAAGCCACTACGATAAATGGCTGATGGATAAGGGTCTTATGCAAAAAGCGGATTCGGTAAATGAACTAGTAAATATCGCACTTAGCATAACGTCTAAAAGAAATGAAACATCTAAGGCGATATTTGGTGATATGCAATTCAATATAGATCAAATTTCAAAGGCTATTTTAGATGACTCTATTTGA
- a CDS encoding glycosyltransferase, which produces MRTVAIFTQNLSAGGVQKSVITLANHFKNIFKIVIILCESDKDEFYKFENILKINSVKIDINKSSIGQWLIEYRTNELDKILSKLKPDLLISFEDYNNIIALKTKFKCKKVISSRVSFSGNYNNKIHLLDKNFYIKNIKNLYSNADYVICVSKFIQKELMDLGIKAYHIYNGITINPKINNPKKNFIINLGRLHPQKGQKDLIKAYSLIKDDIKEDLFIIGDGVLKLELQSLIQSLNLENRVKLTGFINPKDYINECKMAIMPSYYEGFSNSVLEIMAAKKAVLAYDYDGADEIFDKNDLIKKGDIAALSLKLKEILNSPQILNDLETKQWEKVKEFDIKTTMQQYENLIAKVLKCAE; this is translated from the coding sequence ATGAGAACCGTAGCTATATTTACGCAAAATCTAAGTGCTGGAGGCGTTCAAAAATCGGTTATAACATTAGCGAATCATTTTAAAAATATATTTAAAATAGTTATTATTTTATGCGAAAGCGACAAAGACGAATTTTATAAATTTGAAAATATTTTAAAGATAAATAGCGTAAAAATAGATATTAATAAGTCTAGTATCGGGCAGTGGCTTATTGAATACAGAACCAATGAACTTGATAAAATACTATCAAAATTAAAACCGGATTTGCTTATATCGTTTGAGGATTATAATAATATAATCGCTTTAAAAACTAAATTTAAATGCAAAAAGGTTATCTCTTCGAGAGTTAGTTTTTCAGGTAATTATAACAACAAAATTCATCTTTTAGATAAAAATTTCTATATAAAAAATATAAAAAATCTCTATTCAAATGCCGATTATGTCATATGCGTAAGCAAATTTATACAAAAAGAGTTGATGGATTTAGGTATAAAAGCTTATCATATTTACAATGGAATTACTATAAATCCAAAAATAAACAATCCCAAGAAGAACTTCATCATAAACTTAGGTCGTCTACATCCTCAAAAAGGTCAAAAAGATCTTATAAAAGCTTACTCACTCATAAAAGACGATATAAAAGAGGACCTTTTTATAATAGGTGACGGTGTACTAAAGCTAGAGCTGCAAAGCTTAATCCAAAGTCTAAATTTAGAAAACAGAGTGAAATTAACAGGTTTTATCAACCCAAAAGACTACATAAATGAGTGCAAAATGGCGATAATGCCAAGCTATTATGAAGGATTTTCAAACTCAGTTTTAGAGATAATGGCTGCAAAAAAAGCCGTTTTGGCGTATGATTATGACGGCGCAGATGAGATATTTGATAAAAATGATTTGATAAAAAAAGGCGATATAGCTGCATTATCATTAAAATTAAAAGAAATTTTAAACTCGCCTCAAATTTTAAACGATTTAGAAACTAAACAGTGGGAAAAAGTAAAGGAATTCGATATAAAAACTACAATGCAACAATACGAAAATTTAATAGCCAAAGTCTTAAAATGTGCGGAATAA
- the asnB gene encoding asparagine synthase (glutamine-hydrolyzing) encodes MCRIAGGFATDLKDKIKQIAYALRNGGENEARFYFDQNFALSHNRLAIIDLSHNADQPVQNERFVLCFNGEIYNYKEIARDLELDDKFKNSDTLVLLAAYSKWGKSCLDKLDGMFAFCIYDKFEKSIFLARDRLGVKPLYYYFKDDKFIFASELKAFFAYDNFDKSIDQTAFSHYLNSGYMPGEQSIFKFIKKLPPAHFLEFSNVKKELKITKYYDLRSKFNTKKSVDLTKFENELENSIISRTISDVEFSSFLSGGLDSSVTATVLAKNGFKFKTISIGFESDKFNESDYAAAVAKNLGLEHINYTLTPKIAKDIILQLPSVYDEPFGDSSAIPTLFLCQKARSLSKVALSSDGGDEINFGYARYDLNYQRYKFYKKFSFLKHIFLNLPYPLLKKAFELNSKTLGVDRYYRIKDSFKTNKFMELYALEFRHFKNDEAKLLGISNEPNLSEFELENEYESMSFSDISTYLSDDIFVKTDRAAMSVSLEVREPLLSYKFVDFMIKADPNLRKNKALFKAYLLKHLPKELVMRPKMGFALPIEEWFHTDLGYLLDEYLTNQDFFDKQYILNLVQDFRDKKRVNFAKIWHILLFLMWKKRWNI; translated from the coding sequence ATGTGTAGAATAGCGGGCGGTTTTGCTACAGATCTAAAAGACAAGATCAAACAAATTGCCTATGCCTTAAGAAATGGCGGTGAAAATGAAGCTAGGTTTTATTTTGATCAAAATTTTGCACTTTCTCATAATAGATTAGCCATAATAGACCTTAGCCATAATGCAGATCAACCGGTGCAAAATGAGCGTTTCGTACTCTGTTTTAACGGAGAAATTTACAACTACAAAGAGATCGCGCGAGATCTTGAATTAGATGATAAATTTAAAAACAGCGACACATTGGTTTTGCTAGCAGCATATAGCAAATGGGGTAAAAGTTGCTTAGATAAACTTGATGGAATGTTTGCATTTTGTATTTATGACAAATTTGAAAAAAGCATATTTCTAGCTAGAGACAGACTAGGCGTGAAACCTCTTTATTACTATTTTAAAGATGATAAATTTATATTTGCAAGTGAGTTAAAAGCATTTTTTGCTTACGATAACTTTGATAAAAGTATAGATCAAACAGCTTTCTCACACTATCTAAACTCAGGATATATGCCAGGCGAACAAAGTATTTTTAAATTTATAAAAAAGCTGCCCCCTGCACATTTCTTAGAGTTTTCCAACGTAAAAAAAGAGTTAAAAATCACAAAATACTACGACTTGCGATCTAAATTCAATACTAAAAAAAGTGTCGATTTAACTAAATTTGAAAATGAGCTAGAAAACAGCATCATATCACGAACAATAAGCGACGTCGAGTTTAGCTCATTTTTAAGCGGTGGTCTTGATAGTAGTGTTACGGCTACGGTGTTGGCTAAAAACGGATTTAAGTTTAAAACTATTTCAATAGGATTTGAATCCGATAAATTCAATGAGAGCGATTATGCTGCCGCAGTTGCAAAAAACTTAGGTTTGGAGCACATAAATTACACTCTTACTCCAAAAATCGCCAAAGATATAATTTTACAACTACCAAGCGTATATGATGAGCCTTTTGGAGATAGTTCGGCGATACCTACTCTATTTTTATGCCAAAAAGCAAGGAGTTTATCAAAGGTTGCGCTATCTAGCGATGGCGGAGATGAGATAAACTTTGGCTATGCAAGGTATGATTTAAATTATCAACGATATAAATTTTATAAAAAATTCTCGTTTTTAAAACATATATTTTTAAATTTGCCCTACCCTCTTTTAAAAAAAGCATTTGAGTTAAATTCAAAAACATTAGGTGTAGACAGATATTACCGTATTAAAGATAGTTTTAAAACCAATAAATTCATGGAATTATATGCTCTTGAATTTAGACATTTTAAAAATGACGAAGCAAAACTTTTAGGAATTTCAAATGAACCCAACCTAAGTGAGTTTGAACTAGAAAATGAATATGAAAGTATGAGTTTTAGTGATATTTCAACATATTTAAGTGATGATATTTTTGTTAAAACCGATCGCGCGGCAATGAGCGTGAGCTTAGAAGTGAGAGAGCCGCTTTTGAGCTATAAATTTGTGGATTTTATGATAAAAGCAGATCCTAATTTACGTAAAAATAAAGCTTTATTTAAAGCATATCTTTTAAAACATCTTCCAAAAGAGCTTGTAATGAGACCAAAAATGGGATTTGCTCTTCCTATTGAAGAGTGGTTTCATACTGATTTGGGATATCTTTTAGATGAATATTTAACAAATCAAGATTTTTTTGATAAGCAATATATTTTAAATTTAGTTCAAGATTTTAGAGATAAAAAGAGAGTAAATTTTGCTAAAATTTGGCATATTTTACTATTTTTGATGTGGAAAAAAAGGTGGAACATATGA
- a CDS encoding glycosyltransferase: MIKNGKKVLFVIDLIKGGGGAQKVLKIAMQTLKKNGFETELIVLKRSNKELDFSEFRVHYVLNEDDKLLPNSFIILEKLRNLMREFDIVCTFIDFITTYYVALAIELNCFCVSKNANAKQALESRELVTHKTDQKLICFVRNKLSFLSQSFALKELNLDLAKLSLSRADKVVANSIECQKELLEFGIKNPLLLNNPIILPKHIENNLNLNKNYALAVGRLSKEKDYETMIKAFKKANCKDLKLIILGEGDLKNSLLELAKGANIEFLGYKKNVITYLANAKFFIQTSLFEGSSNSVLESYALGVPAILSDIPQNREIYNLDACYVPCKDITSLSNSIRKLNENSTKFNPNLTKFSIENFEKTLLGIFK; the protein is encoded by the coding sequence ATGATAAAAAACGGCAAAAAAGTGCTATTTGTAATCGACCTTATAAAAGGTGGAGGCGGCGCTCAAAAAGTACTAAAAATCGCTATGCAAACACTTAAAAAAAATGGATTTGAAACTGAACTAATAGTACTCAAACGATCGAATAAAGAGCTTGATTTTAGCGAGTTTAGAGTGCATTACGTATTAAATGAAGATGATAAACTACTTCCGAACTCATTTATTATATTAGAAAAATTAAGAAATTTGATGCGTGAATTTGATATAGTTTGTACATTTATAGATTTTATCACAACTTATTATGTTGCATTGGCTATTGAACTAAACTGTTTTTGCGTTAGCAAAAACGCAAATGCGAAGCAAGCTCTTGAGTCAAGAGAGCTTGTTACGCACAAAACAGACCAAAAACTGATCTGTTTTGTGCGTAACAAGCTCTCTTTCCTATCTCAAAGCTTTGCTTTGAAAGAGCTAAATTTAGACTTAGCTAAACTCAGCCTTTCTAGAGCAGATAAAGTAGTAGCAAACAGTATCGAATGTCAAAAAGAACTACTTGAATTTGGGATAAAAAACCCATTATTACTCAATAATCCTATAATATTACCAAAACATATAGAAAACAATCTAAATTTAAATAAAAATTACGCTTTAGCAGTAGGAAGATTAAGCAAAGAAAAAGACTACGAAACTATGATAAAAGCATTTAAAAAAGCAAACTGTAAAGACCTAAAATTGATAATTCTTGGAGAAGGCGATCTGAAAAATTCTCTATTAGAACTAGCCAAAGGAGCGAATATAGAATTTTTAGGATACAAAAAAAACGTAATAACATATCTTGCAAATGCAAAATTTTTCATTCAAACAAGTCTATTTGAAGGCTCATCAAACTCCGTTTTAGAAAGCTACGCGCTTGGTGTTCCAGCTATTCTTAGCGATATCCCGCAAAATAGAGAAATTTACAATTTAGATGCCTGCTATGTGCCGTGTAAAGATATAACATCTCTTAGCAACTCTATAAGAAAATTAAATGAAAACTCTACTAAATTTAATCCTAATTTAACTAAATTTAGTATAGAAAACTTTGAAAAAACACTGTTAGGAATATTTAAATGA
- the asnB gene encoding asparagine synthase (glutamine-hydrolyzing), with the protein MCGIIGINSKNKNLQKALNLLKDRGPDNSGIYRAKNATLGHTRLSIIDLSSCGSQPMKKDNLTIVFNGEIYNYKELANSENISITSDTQILLHMYQKYGKGFLNKLNGMFAFVIYDERDNSFFGARDTFGKKPLFYYNYGGNFIFSSRINAILELLDFTPEPNLDAIDSYLSFMSPTKTQTFYKNIFKIEAGSAFTYKNGELNSYKFETLDDIKTQNINFDEAKNKVLNLLKTSLEIRLRSDVPVSFLLSGGLDSSLLCALYAKEYGNNFDTFSLGFNEYKTYDETSWANNVAKYIGSNHHRIELGKKDFFDIFEKFYDFVDEPLADSATIPTYFLSKKIHENGYKVALSGEGSDECFMGYDLYFRVLEFYQKNLNKESYPLISKDYEYLRRKELNLPIYGSAGEVFTKYQKENLLKNQTIYEQLSYYKNGYDGLKQMSYIDFKIWVSEVLTTKIDRASMANSLEIRSPFLDINLVKFSLSIPDRIKFKTTNKEILKSIAYNYLPKETIERKKKGFSSPFIEWVIDEMGDNIVNEILSINKFIPLFNEDFVKILYQKAIGGRFKQHLWTLLHLAIWLKKRYKI; encoded by the coding sequence ATGTGCGGAATAATCGGTATAAACTCTAAAAATAAAAACTTGCAAAAGGCTCTGAATTTACTCAAAGACAGAGGTCCTGATAACAGCGGAATTTACAGAGCAAAAAATGCTACTTTAGGTCACACAAGACTTAGTATAATCGACCTTAGCTCTTGTGGATCTCAGCCGATGAAAAAAGATAACTTAACCATAGTTTTTAACGGTGAAATTTACAACTACAAAGAATTGGCAAATAGTGAAAATATAAGTATTACAAGCGATACGCAAATCTTGCTTCATATGTATCAAAAGTATGGAAAAGGATTTTTAAATAAACTAAATGGAATGTTTGCTTTTGTGATATATGATGAGCGCGATAATAGCTTTTTTGGTGCCAGAGATACATTCGGTAAAAAACCTCTGTTTTATTATAATTATGGCGGGAATTTTATATTTTCCAGCCGTATAAATGCTATTTTAGAACTGCTTGATTTTACTCCGGAGCCAAATTTGGATGCGATTGATAGCTATCTTAGTTTTATGAGTCCAACTAAAACACAAACTTTTTATAAAAATATATTTAAGATAGAAGCAGGAAGCGCATTTACATACAAAAACGGCGAGTTAAATAGTTATAAATTTGAAACGTTAGATGACATTAAAACGCAAAATATAAATTTTGATGAAGCTAAAAATAAAGTTTTAAATTTACTTAAAACTTCACTTGAAATTCGACTTAGAAGTGATGTTCCTGTATCGTTTTTGCTCTCAGGAGGACTTGATAGCTCACTTCTATGTGCTCTATATGCAAAAGAGTACGGCAATAATTTTGATACATTTAGCCTTGGATTTAATGAGTACAAGACTTACGATGAGACAAGCTGGGCAAATAACGTAGCCAAATATATAGGTTCTAATCATCATAGAATCGAGCTTGGGAAAAAAGATTTTTTTGATATATTTGAGAAATTTTACGATTTTGTTGATGAGCCTTTGGCTGACTCTGCGACTATCCCGACATATTTTTTGAGCAAAAAAATACATGAAAATGGATACAAAGTAGCATTGAGTGGCGAGGGTAGCGATGAGTGTTTTATGGGATATGATCTATATTTTAGAGTTCTTGAGTTTTACCAAAAAAATCTCAACAAAGAGAGTTATCCGCTTATCAGTAAAGATTATGAATACCTGCGCAGAAAAGAGTTAAACTTGCCTATTTACGGCTCAGCCGGAGAGGTTTTTACGAAATACCAAAAAGAAAACTTGTTGAAAAATCAAACTATTTACGAACAACTTTCTTATTATAAAAACGGCTATGATGGTCTAAAACAGATGAGTTATATTGATTTTAAAATATGGGTTAGTGAGGTTTTAACTACTAAAATCGATCGAGCCAGCATGGCAAATTCTCTTGAAATTCGCTCACCGTTTCTCGATATAAACTTAGTCAAATTTAGTCTTAGCATACCAGATAGGATCAAATTTAAAACAACAAATAAAGAAATTCTAAAATCTATCGCATACAATTATCTTCCAAAAGAGACTATAGAACGCAAGAAAAAAGGTTTTAGCTCTCCATTTATAGAGTGGGTAATAGACGAAATGGGTGATAATATAGTAAATGAAATTTTAAGCATAAATAAATTTATACCTTTATTTAATGAAGATTTTGTTAAAATACTCTACCAAAAAGCCATTGGCGGTAGATTTAAACAGCATTTATGGACACTTTTACATCTTGCTATTTGGCTAAAAAAAAGGTACAAAATATGA
- a CDS encoding methyltransferase domain-containing protein, with protein MDKREILEICITEYMKKHSSRPAYCEYLRTKKYAYEMILKNFKGKNVLELGSDGAATSAILARWSENLDIVDMNDKISHLIEEDPYLKKAKFIKSLWQDFKPQNLYSDILLTDSLEHIKDGSELLSIIKNWLSSDGFLHIVVPNALSLHRLIGVKMGFLNSPYEFNENDISSGHEKVYDFDTLKSDILKSGLKLISMEGVQLKPLTDSQLTAFKPEFKDALSSLSSLLPRNSAEIYAVCGI; from the coding sequence GTGGATAAAAGAGAAATTTTAGAAATTTGCATCACCGAATATATGAAAAAACATAGCTCAAGACCCGCCTACTGCGAGTACTTACGTACAAAAAAATACGCCTATGAAATGATACTAAAAAACTTCAAGGGCAAAAATGTTCTAGAGCTAGGCAGTGACGGAGCTGCTACATCGGCGATCTTGGCTAGATGGAGTGAAAATCTCGATATAGTGGATATGAATGACAAAATTTCACATCTGATAGAAGAAGATCCGTATCTTAAAAAAGCTAAATTTATAAAATCTCTTTGGCAAGATTTCAAGCCGCAAAATTTATATAGCGATATACTACTCACTGATAGTTTAGAACATATAAAAGATGGTAGTGAGCTGCTATCTATCATTAAAAATTGGCTAAGTTCGGATGGATTTTTACACATTGTAGTTCCAAATGCGCTTTCCTTACATAGGCTAATCGGTGTAAAAATGGGTTTTTTAAATTCTCCTTATGAATTCAATGAAAACGATATTTCAAGCGGCCATGAAAAAGTGTATGACTTTGATACTTTAAAAAGCGATATTTTAAAATCAGGGTTAAAACTAATCAGTATGGAAGGAGTACAGCTAAAACCGCTTACCGATTCTCAACTTACAGCATTTAAGCCGGAATTTAAAGATGCCTTAAGCTCACTTAGCTCACTGCTTCCAAGAAATTCGGCCGAAATTTATGCGGTTTGCGGCATATGA